One Nocardioidaceae bacterium SCSIO 66511 genomic window carries:
- the recA gene encoding recombinase RecA has protein sequence MAAGDRDKALETAIAQIDKTYGKGSVMRLGDGSRAPVEVIPTGATALDVALGIGGLPRGRVVEIYGPESSGKTTVALHAVASAQRAGGLAAFVDAEHALDPEYAKALGVDTDALLVSQPDSGEQALEIADMLVRSGALDIIVIDSVAALVPRAEIEGEMGDSHVGLQARLMSQALRKMTGALNSAGTTCIFINQLREKIGVMFGSPETTTGGKALKFYSSVRLDVRRIETLKDGTDMVGNRTRVKVVKNKMAPPFKQAEFDIMYGKGISREGSLIDVGVEAGLIRKAGAWYTYEGDQLGQGKENARKFLLDNPDLGNEIEKKIKEHFGVEAAADEPAVVEEPVNVDF, from the coding sequence ATGGCTGCTGGAGACCGCGACAAGGCACTCGAGACTGCGATCGCGCAGATCGACAAGACGTACGGCAAGGGTTCGGTCATGCGGCTGGGCGACGGGTCGCGGGCGCCTGTCGAGGTGATCCCGACCGGCGCGACCGCACTCGATGTCGCGCTCGGCATCGGCGGCTTGCCGCGCGGGCGAGTCGTCGAGATCTACGGCCCTGAGTCGTCCGGTAAGACCACGGTGGCGTTGCACGCGGTGGCGAGCGCTCAGCGGGCGGGCGGTCTGGCCGCATTCGTCGACGCCGAGCATGCGCTCGACCCCGAGTACGCCAAGGCACTCGGCGTCGATACCGATGCGCTGCTGGTCTCTCAGCCCGACTCCGGCGAGCAGGCGCTTGAGATCGCCGACATGCTGGTCCGCTCCGGTGCGCTCGACATCATCGTGATCGACTCGGTCGCAGCGCTCGTGCCGCGCGCCGAGATCGAGGGCGAGATGGGCGATTCGCACGTCGGTCTGCAGGCGCGGCTGATGAGCCAGGCGTTGCGCAAGATGACCGGTGCGCTCAACTCCGCCGGCACGACCTGCATCTTCATCAACCAGCTGCGCGAGAAGATCGGCGTCATGTTCGGTTCGCCCGAGACCACGACCGGCGGTAAGGCGCTCAAGTTCTACTCGTCGGTGCGCCTCGACGTACGCCGGATCGAGACGCTCAAGGACGGCACCGACATGGTCGGCAACCGCACCCGGGTCAAGGTGGTCAAGAACAAGATGGCCCCGCCGTTCAAGCAGGCCGAGTTCGACATCATGTACGGCAAGGGCATCAGCCGCGAGGGCAGCCTGATCGACGTCGGCGTCGAAGCCGGCCTGATTCGTAAGGCCGGCGCCTGGTACACCTACGAGGGCGATCAGCTCGGCCAGGGCAAGGAGAACGCCCGCAAGTTCCTGCTCGACAACCCCGACCTCGGCAACGAGATCGAGAAGAAGATCAAGGAGCACTTCGGCGTCGAGGCCGCGGCCGATGAGCCGGCGGTTGTCGAGGAGCCCGTGAACGTCGACTTCTGA
- a CDS encoding HAMP domain-containing histidine kinase codes for MSSADLQAVLLALACSVTVTLLGAVVVRTLRSRTLALSMSVVTMVPLLAIIAGVVVTSGFMFTAQLRQSILVWIVVTLICVPAAILFGRSLARQSVWEHEAAERERAAERSRRELLVWLSHDLRTPLAGVIAMTEALDDGVVHDPDDVREYARRIRRETGRLSGMVDDLFELSRIHAGAFAVDREPLPMRSVVREAATSAAPSADAAGVRVLVEEADAVVLGGEPELVRVLRNLLGNAIRHTPTGGTVTLSVATESGAVFVRVDDECGGIPESELAQVFDLAYRGSTARGTDSNGAEPVGAGLGLTIARGLVDAHGGTIEVANHGPGCRFTVRLPAA; via the coding sequence ATGAGCTCCGCGGACCTGCAGGCGGTACTTCTCGCGCTCGCATGCTCGGTGACGGTCACGCTGCTGGGCGCCGTCGTCGTACGCACGCTGCGTTCGCGAACACTCGCGCTGTCCATGAGTGTCGTCACGATGGTGCCTCTCCTGGCGATCATCGCCGGCGTCGTCGTGACCAGCGGCTTCATGTTCACCGCCCAGCTGCGCCAGAGCATCCTGGTCTGGATCGTCGTGACCCTGATCTGTGTACCGGCCGCGATCCTGTTCGGCAGGTCCCTTGCCCGGCAAAGCGTTTGGGAACACGAGGCGGCCGAGCGCGAACGCGCCGCCGAGCGGTCGCGGCGCGAACTGCTGGTGTGGCTCAGCCACGACCTGCGCACACCGCTCGCCGGAGTGATCGCGATGACCGAAGCGCTCGACGACGGTGTTGTGCACGACCCGGATGACGTGCGCGAGTACGCGCGCCGGATCCGACGCGAGACCGGCCGGTTGTCGGGCATGGTCGACGACCTCTTCGAGCTGTCACGTATCCATGCCGGCGCGTTCGCCGTCGATCGCGAGCCGCTGCCGATGCGGTCGGTCGTACGAGAAGCGGCGACGTCGGCGGCTCCCAGCGCGGACGCCGCGGGCGTGCGCGTACTCGTGGAGGAGGCCGACGCAGTCGTCCTCGGCGGAGAGCCGGAGCTCGTGCGAGTGCTCAGGAACCTACTGGGCAACGCGATTCGCCACACACCAACCGGAGGAACCGTGACCCTATCGGTCGCTACGGAGTCCGGAGCGGTGTTCGTACGCGTCGATGACGAATGCGGAGGGATACCCGAATCGGAGCTCGCGCAGGTCTTCGACCTCGCGTACCGCGGGAGCACCGCCCGCGGTACGGACTCCAACGGCGCCGAGCCGGTCGGCGCAGGACTCGGACTCACCATCGCCCGCGGCCTGGTGGACGCCCACGGCGGCACCATCGAGGTCGCGAATCACGGCCCCGGGTGTCGCTTCACGGTGCGGCTCCCGGCGGCGTGA
- a CDS encoding response regulator transcription factor: protein MRVLVVEDDESVRDVVRRYLEHDGYDVLLAHDGREGLRAAQEHSPDLVVLDLMLPELDGLTVCKAIRGQPDPYVPIVMLTALGEVDDRITGLELGADDYVTKPFSPKELVLRIRSVLRRASVDVADDTPLVDGDLCLDRAARTATLRDEPLHLTVREFDLLSFLLSNAGHAYSRSDLLDKVWGWSFGDHSTVTVHVKRLRHKIERDPASPDRIATVYGVGYRYERTTR from the coding sequence ATGAGAGTCCTGGTCGTCGAGGACGACGAGTCCGTACGCGACGTCGTACGCCGATATCTCGAGCACGACGGGTACGACGTGCTGCTCGCACACGACGGGCGCGAAGGGCTGCGCGCAGCCCAGGAGCACTCCCCCGACCTCGTGGTCCTCGACCTGATGCTTCCCGAGCTCGACGGTCTGACTGTGTGCAAGGCGATCCGCGGACAGCCGGACCCGTACGTGCCGATCGTGATGCTCACCGCGCTCGGTGAGGTCGACGACCGCATCACCGGGCTCGAACTCGGTGCAGACGACTACGTGACGAAGCCGTTCAGTCCCAAGGAGCTCGTGCTCCGGATCCGGTCCGTACTGCGCCGCGCTTCCGTCGACGTCGCCGACGACACACCGCTCGTCGACGGCGATCTGTGCCTCGACCGTGCGGCGCGTACCGCCACGCTGCGCGACGAGCCGCTGCATCTGACGGTACGCGAGTTCGATCTGTTGTCGTTCCTGCTCTCGAACGCCGGCCATGCGTACAGCCGGTCGGACCTGCTGGACAAGGTCTGGGGGTGGTCGTTCGGCGACCACTCCACTGTCACGGTGCACGTCAAACGCCTACGCCACAAGATAGAACGCGATCCGGCATCGCCCGATCGAATCGCTACGGTCTACGGCGTCGGCTATCGGTACGAGCGGACGACGAGATGA
- a CDS encoding S-methyl-5'-thioadenosine phosphorylase, producing the protein MDSASADLAVIGGSGFYTFLDDPTEVAVDTPYGPPSAPVAVGAIGDRGVAFLPRHGRRHEFPAHQVNYRANLWALRSLGVRQVLAPCAVGSLRADLVPGALVVPDQLVDRTTGRTQTYYDQGACHIGFADPYCSRLRAAMLSALDAVDGGTMVVIDGPRFSTRAESQWYAAQGWSLVNMTGHPEAVLARELALCYASVALVTDLDAGIDAEQAVSQADVMAVFAAHLDALRTDLRTVAGTVPQERECTCASSLDGLDLPMELP; encoded by the coding sequence ATGGACAGTGCCTCTGCTGATCTCGCCGTCATCGGCGGCTCCGGGTTCTACACCTTCCTCGACGACCCGACGGAGGTCGCCGTCGACACGCCATACGGGCCACCGTCGGCACCTGTCGCGGTCGGCGCGATAGGCGACCGTGGTGTCGCGTTCCTGCCTCGGCACGGGCGTCGGCACGAGTTCCCGGCGCATCAGGTCAACTACCGGGCCAACCTGTGGGCGCTGCGCAGTCTCGGCGTACGCCAGGTGCTGGCGCCCTGCGCGGTCGGCAGTCTGCGGGCCGACCTGGTGCCTGGCGCGCTCGTTGTGCCCGATCAGCTCGTCGACCGTACGACCGGGCGAACCCAGACGTACTACGACCAGGGCGCATGTCATATCGGCTTCGCCGATCCGTACTGCTCGCGTCTCCGCGCGGCGATGCTGTCCGCTCTCGACGCCGTCGACGGAGGGACGATGGTCGTGATCGACGGCCCGCGGTTCTCGACCCGAGCGGAGTCGCAGTGGTACGCCGCGCAGGGTTGGTCGCTGGTGAACATGACGGGGCATCCCGAAGCAGTCTTGGCTCGCGAGCTCGCACTCTGCTACGCCAGCGTCGCGCTCGTCACCGACCTCGATGCGGGTATCGACGCGGAGCAAGCGGTCAGTCAGGCCGACGTCATGGCTGTGTTCGCCGCGCACCTTGACGCGCTGCGTACGGACCTGCGTACCGTCGCGGGAACTGTGCCGCAGGAGCGCGAATGTACCTGCGCATCGTCGCTCGACGGCTTGGACCTGCCGATGGAACTGCCATGA
- a CDS encoding recombination regulator RecX, with the protein MKPDPSDWHTPAGPHVSAPSARKTGQKRAAHGGRRGRRTREPDDAEARDLGPDADPESVARKILLQRLTEQPRSRAELERALAKRDVPDDVASRLLDRFEDVGLVDDEAFARAWVDSRQRTRGLAGRALAQELRRKGVEDDVVRETVDDIDPETERENARSLVRKKLRSVRSLDRQVQVRRLAGMLARKGYSSGLAYAVIREELDVELDPDL; encoded by the coding sequence ATGAAACCCGATCCGTCCGATTGGCACACCCCCGCTGGCCCGCACGTTTCGGCCCCGTCTGCGCGCAAAACGGGGCAGAAACGTGCGGCCCACGGGGGCAGGCGGGGCAGGCGTACCCGCGAACCCGACGACGCCGAGGCACGCGATCTCGGGCCCGACGCCGATCCGGAGTCCGTTGCGCGCAAGATCCTGCTGCAGCGGCTGACCGAGCAGCCCCGCAGTCGTGCCGAGCTCGAGCGAGCGCTCGCCAAGCGTGATGTGCCCGACGACGTGGCCAGCCGACTGCTCGACAGATTCGAGGACGTCGGGCTGGTCGACGACGAGGCGTTCGCGCGGGCATGGGTCGACTCGCGCCAGCGCACCCGCGGGCTCGCCGGGCGGGCGCTCGCGCAGGAGTTACGTCGCAAGGGCGTCGAGGACGACGTCGTACGTGAGACCGTCGACGACATCGACCCCGAGACCGAACGCGAGAACGCGCGCTCGCTCGTCCGAAAGAAGCTGCGGTCGGTCCGCTCGCTCGACCGGCAGGTGCAGGTGCGCCGGCTCGCCGGCATGCTCGCGCGCAAGGGCTATTCGTCGGGCCTGGCGTACGCCGTGATCCGCGAAGAGCTCGACGTCGAGCTCGACCCCGACCTCTGA
- a CDS encoding methyltransferase domain-containing protein has translation MQSERSLPSALLRRSSEQVRRSAGEALDAAYAGEPCEVVLEDGTIQALPVRRWQDDADASDHELFVRPAGGDVLDVGCGPGRLTYANAVAGARATGIDVSHEAVRQTRARGANALLHDVFESLPGRWNHVLLADGNVGIGGEPGRLLRRCAELVHEGGRVLAEVSGYGGVERHVLRLRVGGDLSEAYAWATVGVDAIGALAMTAGLRVEDIASVAGRTVAVLTRAV, from the coding sequence GTGCAGTCTGAGCGATCGCTCCCGAGCGCGCTACTGCGACGGTCGTCGGAGCAAGTGCGCCGGTCGGCGGGGGAGGCGCTCGACGCCGCGTACGCCGGTGAACCCTGCGAGGTCGTCCTCGAGGACGGCACCATCCAGGCGCTGCCGGTCCGGCGTTGGCAGGATGACGCGGACGCGTCCGATCACGAGCTGTTCGTACGCCCCGCCGGGGGCGATGTACTCGACGTCGGTTGCGGGCCCGGCAGACTGACGTACGCGAACGCTGTCGCGGGTGCCCGGGCGACCGGGATCGACGTTTCGCACGAAGCGGTCAGGCAGACCCGCGCACGTGGCGCAAACGCCTTGCTGCACGATGTGTTCGAGTCGCTGCCAGGACGCTGGAACCACGTTCTGCTCGCTGACGGCAACGTCGGCATCGGGGGCGAGCCGGGCAGGTTACTGCGACGCTGCGCCGAGCTCGTTCACGAGGGCGGTCGCGTACTCGCTGAAGTCTCGGGTTACGGAGGCGTCGAACGACACGTACTGCGGCTGCGAGTCGGCGGGGACCTGAGCGAGGCGTACGCCTGGGCGACGGTAGGCGTCGATGCGATCGGGGCGTTGGCGATGACGGCCGGACTCCGCGTCGAGGACATCGCCTCGGTCGCCGGCCGCACAGTCGCCGTTCTCACCAGGGCGGTGTAG
- a CDS encoding DUF2064 domain-containing protein, giving the protein MMRSDPAVLIVARAPVPGAAKTRLAAHVGDEAAASLAGAALLDTIDAAGATGWPVCVAMTGSLSESPMGAEVEDSLAPHRLISQRGKGFAARLAAAHADADYGAGVVQIGMDTPQLHPELLHESGRALADHEAVLGPAHDGGWWLLALRHAAHAECLHEVPMSTERTGELTRSALRARGAGVVDGAALTDVDTWADALEVATIAPDTRFGRAVARLRGDGLG; this is encoded by the coding sequence ATGATGCGTTCCGATCCTGCCGTCCTGATCGTCGCCCGCGCCCCCGTACCGGGTGCGGCGAAGACCCGGCTGGCGGCGCACGTTGGCGACGAGGCGGCTGCGTCGCTCGCGGGTGCGGCCCTACTCGACACCATCGATGCCGCCGGCGCTACCGGTTGGCCGGTCTGTGTTGCCATGACGGGCTCGCTCTCGGAGTCTCCGATGGGTGCTGAGGTCGAGGATTCGCTGGCGCCGCATCGGCTGATCAGCCAACGCGGTAAGGGATTTGCCGCACGGTTGGCCGCCGCGCATGCGGATGCCGACTACGGTGCCGGTGTCGTCCAGATCGGGATGGACACGCCGCAGTTGCACCCAGAGCTGCTGCACGAGAGCGGACGAGCGCTCGCGGATCACGAAGCGGTGCTGGGCCCGGCGCATGACGGCGGGTGGTGGCTACTAGCCCTGCGGCACGCCGCACACGCCGAGTGTCTGCACGAAGTGCCGATGTCGACCGAGCGTACGGGCGAGTTGACCAGGTCGGCACTCCGTGCCCGTGGCGCAGGTGTTGTGGACGGCGCGGCGCTGACCGATGTGGACACGTGGGCGGATGCGCTCGAGGTGGCGACTATCGCACCGGACACACGATTCGGGCGCGCGGTCGCACGACTCCGGGGCGATGGTCTCGGGTGA
- a CDS encoding molybdopterin-dependent oxidoreductase, translating into MRLPNVDDFSSRLRGPQVTSRVGVWLGVTMTVAFATGLWSHYQYETPSWLTLPVGPVWLYRVTQGLHVISGTAAIPLLLVKLWSVFPRLFVRPPRPSRELVLHLLERGSIALLVASAVFQLVSGTVNISQWYPWDFSFRATHYAVAWVFIGALAIHIAVKLPVVREAFSGGLAEPGGPGLSRRGLLRTTWAAAGLAILATAGQSVPLLRNVSVFAVRSGSGPQSLPVNRSAAAAGVEPVDAGWTLEVAYDGVTRRFTREELERMSQATETLPIACVEGWSVSASWEGVPIADLLAAVGAPTSSRVYVSSMQTRGAFRSSELPPQFAADRRTLLALRLGGDDLDLDHGYPCRLIAPNRPGVMQTKWVDRLEVSA; encoded by the coding sequence ATGCGACTACCGAACGTCGACGACTTCTCGAGCCGCTTGCGCGGCCCGCAGGTCACCAGCCGAGTGGGCGTCTGGCTCGGGGTCACGATGACGGTCGCCTTCGCCACCGGGCTGTGGAGTCATTACCAATACGAGACTCCGTCCTGGTTGACGCTGCCCGTGGGGCCGGTCTGGCTCTACCGGGTGACGCAGGGGCTGCATGTCATCTCCGGCACCGCGGCCATCCCGCTGCTGCTCGTCAAGCTGTGGTCGGTCTTTCCTCGGTTGTTCGTCCGGCCTCCCCGGCCGTCACGAGAGCTCGTGCTGCACCTGTTGGAACGCGGTTCGATCGCGTTGCTCGTCGCGTCTGCGGTCTTCCAGCTCGTCTCCGGAACGGTGAACATCTCGCAGTGGTACCCGTGGGACTTCAGCTTCCGGGCAACGCACTACGCGGTCGCATGGGTGTTCATCGGGGCACTTGCGATCCACATCGCAGTCAAGCTGCCGGTCGTACGCGAGGCCTTCTCGGGCGGTCTCGCCGAGCCGGGGGGTCCTGGCCTCAGCCGCCGCGGCCTGTTGCGCACGACCTGGGCAGCCGCCGGGCTCGCGATCCTCGCAACCGCCGGCCAGTCCGTTCCGTTGCTACGCAACGTCTCGGTTTTCGCGGTGCGATCCGGTTCGGGTCCGCAGAGCTTGCCGGTCAACCGCTCGGCGGCTGCGGCAGGTGTCGAGCCGGTCGATGCTGGCTGGACGCTCGAGGTCGCGTACGACGGAGTCACGCGGCGGTTCACCCGCGAGGAGCTCGAGCGTATGTCTCAGGCGACGGAAACGCTGCCGATCGCTTGTGTCGAGGGCTGGAGCGTTTCCGCGTCGTGGGAGGGGGTGCCGATCGCCGACCTGCTGGCGGCCGTCGGTGCGCCGACGTCATCTCGGGTCTATGTCTCGTCGATGCAGACCCGGGGTGCGTTCAGATCGAGCGAGCTTCCTCCGCAGTTCGCGGCTGACCGACGTACGTTGCTCGCGTTGCGGCTCGGTGGCGACGACCTCGATCTCGATCACGGCTACCCCTGCCGGCTCATCGCCCCGAACCGGCCCGGCGTCATGCAGACCAAATGGGTGGATCGGCTGGAGGTGAGCGCGTGA
- a CDS encoding glycosyltransferase family 2 protein: MSQCDIVIPCRDEAPALPALLARVPAGFRAIVVDNGSTDDTATVARTAGATVVSEPRPGYGAAVHAGVRAATGEYVAVIDGDGSMDPDALRRLHSDVRAGRADLAVGRRRAVSAGVWPWHARVGTALLACLIRRRTGLAIHDLAPMRVCRRADLIALDVRDRRFGYPLELMIRAARSGWSVREHDIVYTRRAPGTRSKVSGSVRGTALTMLDFAGVLREVGR, encoded by the coding sequence ATGAGCCAGTGCGACATCGTGATTCCGTGCCGCGACGAGGCGCCTGCGCTACCCGCGCTGTTGGCCCGGGTGCCCGCGGGCTTCCGGGCGATCGTCGTCGACAACGGATCGACGGACGACACGGCGACGGTGGCGCGTACGGCCGGCGCGACGGTGGTGTCAGAGCCGAGACCCGGGTACGGCGCGGCCGTCCATGCGGGAGTGCGCGCCGCGACCGGCGAGTACGTCGCGGTGATCGACGGTGACGGGTCGATGGATCCCGATGCACTCCGCAGACTGCATTCCGACGTGCGAGCGGGCCGTGCAGACCTGGCCGTCGGTCGCAGACGGGCAGTCAGCGCGGGCGTGTGGCCATGGCACGCGCGCGTCGGCACGGCGCTGCTCGCCTGCCTGATCCGGCGTCGTACCGGACTCGCAATCCACGACCTGGCGCCGATGCGGGTGTGTCGGCGTGCCGACCTGATCGCGCTGGACGTACGCGACCGGCGGTTCGGCTACCCGCTCGAACTGATGATCCGAGCGGCGCGCTCCGGGTGGTCGGTACGCGAGCACGACATCGTCTACACCCGTCGGGCGCCGGGCACGCGCTCCAAGGTGTCCGGGAGTGTTCGGGGAACGGCGCTCACGATGCTGGACTTCGCGGGCGTACTACGCGAGGTGGGCAGATGA
- a CDS encoding M28 family peptidase yields MWRYAATMSLGLVLLTACSDEPDRPERPSEPSATESSTEPPGDDSMEGSPKQQLKPFDPDAVRADVRRLANDIGPREATSAGFRRATRFVSQRLASLGYDVRRTRVPVPAGDSWGVPVEAGTSYNVIADPPDFDPHSPYRIVGAHLDSVAVSPGAEDNASGTSVVLELARVAAERTPAVPVRFIAFGAEEPRGEGDNLHHFGSRKFVRQLSGAERNSLDGMVSLDRVGVRAAAVPICLAGSDGGDLRREVVRSARALRIPSTQCEGRASDHWSFERAGLSAVRLGSVPYAGYHSAQDRPHYVDRRQVRRVGRIMWRWLQSSR; encoded by the coding sequence ATGTGGCGCTACGCCGCGACGATGTCACTCGGCCTGGTACTGCTGACGGCCTGCAGCGACGAGCCCGATCGGCCGGAGCGGCCGTCGGAGCCTTCGGCCACTGAGTCGTCGACCGAGCCACCGGGCGACGACTCGATGGAGGGTTCGCCGAAACAGCAGCTGAAGCCGTTCGATCCGGACGCCGTTCGCGCAGACGTACGCCGACTCGCGAACGACATCGGGCCACGCGAAGCCACGTCGGCAGGCTTCCGACGCGCCACGCGTTTCGTCTCCCAGCGACTCGCGTCGCTGGGCTACGACGTGCGCCGCACCCGCGTGCCCGTGCCGGCGGGCGACTCCTGGGGCGTGCCGGTTGAAGCCGGCACGTCCTACAACGTGATCGCCGACCCGCCGGACTTCGACCCTCATTCGCCCTACCGCATAGTCGGCGCACACCTCGACTCGGTCGCGGTCTCTCCGGGCGCCGAGGACAACGCGTCCGGAACGTCCGTCGTCCTCGAGCTGGCTCGGGTCGCAGCCGAACGCACGCCGGCCGTACCCGTGCGGTTCATCGCGTTCGGCGCGGAGGAGCCGCGCGGGGAGGGTGACAATCTGCACCACTTCGGCTCTCGCAAGTTCGTACGCCAGCTGTCGGGCGCCGAGCGCAACAGCCTCGACGGCATGGTCTCGCTTGATCGGGTAGGAGTACGCGCTGCCGCGGTGCCGATCTGCCTCGCCGGTTCCGACGGTGGCGATCTGCGACGCGAGGTCGTACGCTCCGCGCGCGCTCTGCGCATCCCCTCCACACAATGCGAAGGCCGAGCCAGCGACCACTGGTCGTTCGAGCGGGCGGGCCTGTCCGCGGTCCGGCTCGGCAGCGTCCCGTACGCCGGCTACCACTCGGCGCAGGACAGACCGCACTACGTCGACCGTCGCCAGGTTCGGCGCGTCGGCCGCATCATGTGGCGATGGCTGCAGTCATCGCGTTGA
- a CDS encoding NAD-dependent epimerase/dehydratase family protein, producing the protein MRVLVTGAAGFIGARTADALAAAGHEVIGMDALIPEAHGQEAVAPPDVRFGDVRDGALLDSLLGGVDAVCHQAAMVGNGVDAQDFPLYAAHNDLGTAELLAAMARNGVDRLVLASSMVVYGDGAYTCEYDGSVRPAPRSVEDLAAGSFDPRCSVCGGPARWRPVDESAPIRPRTSYAASKVAQENLADAWCTMQSARCIALRYHNVYGPGMPADTPYSGVAAIFRSALERGEAPRVFEDGKQLRDFVHVDDIARANVAALAALDSHGTRVTPYNVCSGTPFTIGEMAEVLVRAAGGAVPIVTGEARQFDVRHVVASPDRARTGLGFEARVRPETGLAELASARLRTR; encoded by the coding sequence ATGAGGGTCTTGGTCACCGGGGCGGCCGGCTTCATCGGTGCGCGTACGGCCGACGCACTCGCCGCAGCGGGTCACGAGGTGATCGGGATGGACGCGCTCATACCCGAGGCGCATGGTCAGGAGGCGGTAGCCCCGCCTGACGTCCGCTTCGGTGATGTACGCGACGGCGCGTTGCTCGACTCGCTGCTCGGCGGCGTCGACGCGGTGTGCCACCAGGCCGCGATGGTCGGCAACGGAGTCGACGCGCAGGACTTCCCGCTGTACGCCGCGCACAACGATCTCGGTACGGCCGAACTGCTCGCGGCGATGGCGCGCAACGGCGTCGACCGACTCGTGCTCGCCTCGTCGATGGTCGTGTACGGCGACGGCGCCTATACCTGCGAGTACGACGGCAGCGTCCGACCGGCGCCGCGATCCGTCGAAGACCTCGCTGCGGGTTCGTTCGATCCGCGCTGTTCGGTTTGCGGCGGGCCCGCACGGTGGCGGCCGGTCGACGAGTCGGCGCCGATCCGCCCGCGTACGAGTTACGCGGCGTCGAAGGTCGCGCAGGAGAACCTCGCCGACGCTTGGTGCACCATGCAGTCCGCGCGGTGCATCGCGTTGCGCTACCACAATGTGTACGGCCCGGGCATGCCGGCGGATACGCCGTACTCCGGTGTTGCCGCGATCTTCCGGTCGGCCCTGGAACGCGGCGAGGCGCCGAGGGTGTTCGAGGACGGCAAGCAGCTACGGGACTTCGTACACGTCGACGACATTGCGCGAGCCAATGTCGCCGCGCTTGCGGCGCTCGACTCGCACGGTACGCGGGTGACGCCCTACAACGTTTGCTCAGGCACGCCGTTCACGATCGGCGAGATGGCGGAGGTGCTCGTGCGCGCAGCCGGGGGAGCGGTGCCGATCGTCACGGGTGAAGCGCGGCAGTTCGACGTACGTCATGTGGTGGCATCGCCGGACCGCGCGCGTACCGGTCTCGGGTTCGAGGCGCGCGTACGTCCGGAGACGGGCCTGGCCGAGCTCGCTTCCGCCCGGCTGCGCACTCGGTGA